Proteins encoded by one window of Ulvibacter sp. MAR_2010_11:
- the recO gene encoding DNA repair protein RecO: MEVTTKGIVFSTIKYGEADLIVHCFTESDGLKSYLLRRILTARKGKLKMSLFQPLMLLELVAIHKNKGTLERIKEAKVAHPFKSLHANVSKSGMVLFLAEMLKNSIQEEEKNRELFQYIENALLWLDEHDAIANFHILFLLKLSAYLGFYPDASNIESQYFNLSEGNFQESPFGTYCEEGLKVEALKGFFGIDFDALPQIKLTKKVRLETLDLMLRYYQLHIQSYKRPKSLLVLNQLY, translated from the coding sequence ATGGAAGTAACAACGAAAGGAATAGTTTTTTCAACCATCAAATATGGTGAAGCCGATCTAATTGTTCATTGTTTTACCGAATCGGACGGACTTAAAAGCTATTTACTTAGAAGAATTCTTACCGCGCGTAAGGGTAAGTTAAAAATGTCGCTTTTTCAACCCTTAATGCTTTTGGAGCTCGTAGCTATTCATAAAAATAAGGGAACGTTAGAGCGAATTAAAGAGGCGAAGGTCGCACACCCTTTTAAATCATTACACGCAAACGTCTCTAAATCCGGGATGGTTTTGTTTTTGGCTGAAATGTTGAAGAACTCCATACAGGAAGAGGAAAAAAATCGTGAGTTGTTTCAATATATTGAAAACGCACTTCTTTGGCTGGATGAACATGATGCTATCGCTAACTTTCATATATTGTTTTTACTGAAATTGAGCGCTTACCTCGGATTTTATCCGGATGCTTCAAATATTGAATCTCAGTACTTTAATTTATCGGAAGGTAATTTTCAGGAAAGTCCGTTCGGGACTTACTGCGAGGAAGGCCTGAAAGTTGAGGCGTTAAAGGGCTTCTTCGGCATAGATTTTGATGCCCTTCCGCAAATTAAATTAACCAAAAAAGTACGACTCGAAACTCTGGATTTAATGCTGAGGTATTATCAATTACACATTCAAAGTTATAAAAGGCCAAAGTCTCTTTTGGTGCTAAATCAACTATATTAA
- a CDS encoding TonB-dependent receptor, translating into MKKLLLLTFGVLLCNLLWAQKIQVVDDVSQEPIVGAAIYNDDKSKSGVTDFDGFVDISHFTENERIYFQHISHVATSFVKRDIVASNNTVIMAIDASTLDEVVLSVAKFGQQKKEVPQQIVSINAGDIQFANPQTSADLLESSGQVFVQKSQLGGGSPMIRGFSTNRLLITLDGVRFNTAIYRSGNVQNVIAIDPFSIETTEVILGPGSVIYGSDAIGGVMNFYTKRPKFSFQDGLKVGGSATARYSTANEEKTGHFDINLGAKEWAFLTSVTYSDFSDLKMGKHGPDDYLRPDYVEIQNGEDVMVTNPDPMVQVPTGYHQINAMQKVRFMPSKEWDFDLGLFYTTTGDYSRYDRLTRRRNGNLRSAEWYYGPQEWMAGNLQAKNKAYNDGIYDEAIVTLSYQRNRESRHDRDFGETTLFESEETVDAYSGAFDFEKDLTRGKLHYGIEYVYNKVGSVGSQTDITTGDSQPDASRYPDGSTWQSMAAYGSLLYKLTENLAFQGGLRYNHILLNATFDDTFYDFPFSDANIDTGALTGSAGLALQASEILGLKANFSTAFRAPNVDDVGKIFDSEPGSVVVPNPNLKPEYATNGELGASFDFGKVVKLEVAGFYTVLSDALVRRDFNLNGQTEIEYQGELSTIQAIQNAAKAEVYGFEAGVEVNFCKEVQLSSHYTITDGYEEDDDGIKNPLRHAAPQFGNTHLRFKTNKWRLDAFTEYNGQFDFKDLAPSQAANDYLYALDGDGNPYSPRWYTVNFGAQYSVTEAILLNATLENITNQRYRQYSSGISAPGTNLIVAATYTF; encoded by the coding sequence ATGAAAAAACTACTACTACTCACATTCGGTGTGCTGTTGTGCAATTTGTTATGGGCACAAAAAATTCAGGTTGTAGATGATGTTTCTCAAGAACCAATCGTGGGAGCTGCAATTTATAACGATGACAAATCGAAAAGCGGAGTAACCGATTTCGACGGATTTGTAGATATTTCTCATTTTACAGAAAACGAGCGGATTTATTTTCAGCATATCTCACATGTGGCGACCTCATTTGTGAAACGGGATATTGTTGCGTCAAATAATACTGTAATCATGGCGATTGATGCGAGTACTTTGGATGAGGTAGTACTTTCTGTGGCTAAATTTGGGCAGCAAAAAAAGGAAGTCCCCCAGCAAATTGTTAGTATTAATGCCGGAGACATTCAGTTTGCCAATCCCCAGACATCAGCAGATCTACTCGAAAGCAGTGGCCAGGTGTTTGTGCAAAAGAGTCAGTTGGGCGGAGGAAGCCCCATGATACGCGGATTCTCCACAAACCGATTGTTAATCACTTTGGACGGCGTTCGTTTTAATACTGCGATTTACAGAAGTGGAAATGTACAAAATGTGATTGCTATCGACCCTTTTTCTATTGAAACCACTGAAGTTATTTTAGGTCCGGGGAGCGTGATCTACGGAAGTGATGCCATTGGAGGAGTCATGAATTTCTATACCAAAAGACCAAAGTTTTCTTTTCAGGATGGATTGAAAGTTGGTGGAAGTGCAACAGCTCGCTATAGTACTGCAAACGAAGAAAAAACGGGTCATTTCGATATCAATTTAGGCGCAAAAGAATGGGCCTTTCTTACAAGTGTTACCTACAGTGATTTTTCAGATTTAAAAATGGGAAAACACGGACCGGACGATTATCTGCGTCCCGATTATGTTGAAATTCAAAACGGAGAAGATGTAATGGTCACCAACCCCGACCCTATGGTGCAAGTCCCCACCGGTTATCATCAAATTAACGCCATGCAAAAGGTGCGTTTTATGCCGTCGAAGGAATGGGATTTCGACTTAGGGCTATTTTATACTACAACAGGAGATTATTCGCGTTATGACAGATTAACACGAAGAAGAAACGGGAACTTGCGCTCGGCCGAATGGTATTATGGGCCACAAGAATGGATGGCCGGAAACTTGCAAGCGAAAAATAAAGCGTATAACGACGGAATTTACGATGAGGCAATTGTTACGCTATCTTATCAGCGCAACAGGGAAAGCAGACACGATCGTGATTTTGGGGAAACGACTCTTTTTGAATCAGAGGAAACAGTCGACGCTTATAGCGGCGCGTTCGATTTTGAAAAGGACCTCACTCGCGGAAAGTTGCACTACGGAATTGAATATGTTTACAACAAGGTAGGCAGTGTGGGATCTCAAACCGATATTACTACCGGCGATTCTCAACCTGATGCTTCCCGATATCCCGATGGATCCACATGGCAAAGTATGGCTGCGTATGGAAGTTTGTTGTATAAACTAACCGAAAATCTCGCTTTCCAGGGAGGGTTGCGTTACAACCATATTCTTTTAAATGCCACCTTCGATGATACTTTTTACGATTTTCCGTTTTCGGATGCCAATATAGACACCGGGGCTCTTACCGGAAGTGCCGGATTGGCGCTTCAAGCAAGCGAAATTTTAGGGCTGAAGGCAAATTTTTCGACTGCATTCAGGGCTCCCAATGTGGATGATGTTGGAAAAATATTCGACAGCGAACCCGGAAGCGTGGTCGTACCCAATCCCAATCTAAAACCCGAATATGCTACAAATGGAGAATTAGGAGCTTCGTTCGATTTTGGTAAGGTTGTAAAATTGGAGGTTGCAGGTTTTTACACAGTGTTAAGTGATGCCTTGGTTCGCCGGGACTTTAATTTGAACGGACAAACCGAAATTGAATACCAGGGTGAATTGAGTACTATACAGGCCATTCAAAATGCGGCAAAAGCCGAAGTCTATGGTTTTGAAGCGGGAGTGGAAGTGAATTTTTGTAAAGAAGTACAGCTTTCCTCACATTATACCATAACCGATGGCTATGAAGAGGATGATGATGGTATTAAAAACCCACTACGGCATGCGGCACCTCAGTTTGGGAATACGCACCTTCGTTTTAAAACCAACAAATGGAGGTTAGATGCTTTTACTGAATACAACGGACAATTCGATTTTAAAGATCTTGCTCCAAGTCAGGCGGCAAACGATTACCTCTATGCCTTGGATGGAGACGGAAACCCTTATTCACCACGATGGTATACCGTAAATTTTGGAGCTCAATATAGCGTGACGGAAGCAATTCTACTGAACGCAACTCTGGAAAACATTACCAATCAGCGGTATCGACAATACAGTAGCGGAATAAGCGCTCCCGGAACTAATTTAATCGTTGCGGCCACCTATACTTTTTAA
- a CDS encoding class I SAM-dependent methyltransferase: MRWITLDDFIDGYFKIRQRGIDFFFSKFSLNKKARTRSAFNESAEEAANWWIIPKVLERWNSLITGNPKTNYKEHLIEAYFKDRSGIKLLSLGSGDCSHELELATYSQFDEILCIDLAENRLDEAREKAKKQGLTNIHFLCTDLEAYEFPANYFNVVLFNASLHHFENVEQLLANPIKTTLASGGLLVINEFVGPNRLQYPKNQLRAINEALQLIDPPFRKRYKTNSVKNHYYGSGVWRMIMADPSECVDSHAIMPAIHKHFKTLEEKPYGGSILMSVLKDISHHFVNPDKRGVEILETLFAFEDNYLKEHSSDFVFGVYEKA, translated from the coding sequence ATGAGGTGGATCACACTCGATGATTTTATAGATGGATATTTCAAAATAAGACAGAGAGGAATTGATTTTTTCTTTTCAAAGTTTTCCTTAAATAAAAAGGCTCGAACGCGTAGCGCCTTTAATGAAAGTGCCGAAGAAGCAGCAAATTGGTGGATTATTCCGAAGGTTCTGGAACGCTGGAATTCACTAATTACAGGTAATCCAAAAACCAACTACAAAGAGCATTTAATCGAGGCCTATTTTAAGGACAGAAGCGGAATTAAACTGCTCTCTTTAGGATCCGGCGATTGCTCACACGAACTGGAATTGGCAACTTATTCTCAATTTGACGAAATTCTTTGTATCGATTTGGCCGAAAACAGACTTGATGAAGCACGTGAAAAGGCAAAAAAGCAAGGTCTCACCAACATCCACTTTTTGTGTACAGATTTGGAAGCGTATGAGTTTCCAGCCAACTATTTTAACGTTGTTTTATTTAATGCATCACTGCATCATTTTGAAAATGTTGAACAATTATTGGCCAATCCTATTAAAACGACCTTGGCTTCGGGCGGGTTGTTAGTAATCAATGAATTTGTAGGCCCTAATCGGCTTCAGTATCCCAAAAACCAATTACGAGCCATCAATGAGGCACTGCAGCTTATCGACCCTCCCTTCAGAAAAAGATATAAAACAAATTCAGTTAAAAATCATTATTACGGAAGCGGAGTTTGGCGCATGATTATGGCCGATCCCAGTGAATGTGTAGATTCGCATGCCATTATGCCTGCTATTCATAAACACTTTAAAACGCTGGAAGAAAAACCCTATGGTGGAAGCATCCTAATGAGTGTCTTAAAAGATATTTCACATCATTTTGTAAATCCCGATAAGCGTGGGGTAGAAATTCTTGAAACACTTTTTGCTTTTGAAGATAATTATCTGAAGGAGCACAGTAGTGATTTTGTCTTCGGTGTCTACGAAAAGGCGTAA
- the acs gene encoding acetate--CoA ligase, whose amino-acid sequence MSDYHITSFDDYKKVYTKSISNPESFWETLAEENFLWRKKWNKVVSWDFSKPEIKWFEGAQLNITENCLDRHLEQRGNKTALIFEPNNPDEPAKHISYRELHEQVCRFANVLKSRGIKKGDRVCIYVPMIPELAVSVLACARIGAVHSVVFAGFSANALAMRINDCDCSMVITCDGSFRGNKTIDLKGIVDEALQNCPGVTSVLVAKRINSDIKLKEGRDEWLQPLLDKAAPVCPAETMEAEDPLFILYTSGSTGKPKGMVHTTAGYMVYTAYTFKNVFQYSENDVYWCTADIGWITGHSYIVYGPLANGATTVLFEGVPSYPDFSRFWQIVAKHKVNQFYTAPTAIRALAKQGVAFVEGHDVSSLKVLGTVGEPINDEAWHWYDETVGKKKCPIVDTWWQTETGGIMITSLPGIIPSKPTFATLAFPGIQACLVNEEGEEIKGNNVDGRLCIKFPWPGMARTIWGDHQRFKDTYFTAFNDKYFTGDGALRDAIGNYRITGRVDDVIIVSGHNLGTAPIEDAINEHLNVAESAIVAFPHDIKGNALYGFVTLKESAEIEDFEAIRGEINQLISKQIGAIAKLDKIQFTSELPKTRSGKIMRRILRKIACGETENLGDTSTLLNPEVVEEIIQQRL is encoded by the coding sequence ATGAGCGATTATCATATTACTTCTTTCGACGACTATAAAAAAGTTTATACTAAATCTATTTCCAATCCCGAATCCTTTTGGGAAACTCTTGCGGAAGAAAATTTTTTGTGGCGTAAAAAATGGAACAAGGTGGTCTCCTGGGATTTTTCAAAGCCGGAAATTAAGTGGTTTGAAGGGGCACAACTCAATATCACCGAAAATTGCCTCGACAGACATTTAGAACAACGTGGCAACAAAACCGCACTAATTTTTGAGCCCAATAATCCCGATGAACCGGCTAAGCATATTTCATATCGAGAATTGCACGAGCAGGTGTGTCGTTTTGCGAATGTCCTAAAAAGTAGAGGCATAAAAAAAGGAGATCGGGTGTGTATCTATGTTCCCATGATTCCCGAATTGGCTGTTTCGGTATTGGCATGCGCCCGTATTGGAGCTGTCCATTCGGTCGTTTTTGCAGGCTTTTCGGCGAATGCGCTAGCGATGCGCATAAACGACTGCGATTGCTCAATGGTGATTACTTGCGACGGATCTTTCCGCGGAAATAAAACAATAGATCTAAAAGGAATTGTTGACGAGGCTTTACAAAATTGTCCGGGAGTGACTTCCGTTTTGGTAGCAAAGCGAATCAATTCCGACATCAAATTAAAAGAAGGTAGGGACGAATGGTTGCAACCGTTACTGGACAAAGCTGCTCCCGTCTGTCCAGCCGAAACCATGGAGGCAGAAGATCCGTTATTCATATTATACACTTCAGGATCGACGGGAAAACCAAAGGGGATGGTGCACACCACTGCAGGCTATATGGTCTATACCGCTTACACCTTTAAAAACGTATTTCAGTACAGTGAAAACGATGTGTATTGGTGCACAGCAGACATTGGCTGGATTACCGGGCACAGTTATATTGTATACGGCCCTTTGGCAAATGGCGCGACGACGGTGCTATTCGAAGGTGTCCCTTCCTATCCCGATTTCAGTCGGTTTTGGCAAATTGTTGCCAAACATAAGGTGAATCAGTTCTATACGGCGCCCACGGCAATTAGAGCCTTGGCGAAACAAGGAGTAGCCTTTGTGGAAGGGCATGATGTATCTTCTCTAAAAGTTTTGGGGACGGTGGGAGAACCCATCAATGATGAAGCCTGGCATTGGTATGATGAAACCGTTGGAAAGAAGAAATGTCCCATTGTAGATACCTGGTGGCAGACCGAAACCGGCGGAATTATGATTACATCCCTGCCGGGAATTATCCCATCAAAACCAACTTTTGCGACCTTAGCATTCCCGGGAATACAGGCTTGTTTGGTCAACGAAGAAGGAGAGGAAATAAAAGGAAATAATGTCGACGGAAGACTTTGTATAAAATTTCCATGGCCCGGAATGGCGCGCACCATTTGGGGAGATCATCAACGTTTTAAAGACACCTATTTTACTGCTTTTAATGACAAATACTTTACAGGAGACGGAGCTTTAAGGGATGCGATAGGAAATTATCGCATTACAGGAAGAGTGGACGATGTAATTATAGTTTCGGGTCACAATTTGGGAACAGCACCCATTGAAGACGCCATTAACGAGCATCTCAATGTTGCTGAAAGTGCCATTGTGGCATTTCCACACGATATAAAGGGCAATGCGTTATACGGATTTGTGACTTTGAAAGAAAGTGCTGAAATCGAAGATTTTGAAGCAATACGCGGGGAGATAAATCAGCTTATTTCTAAACAAATTGGTGCTATCGCCAAACTGGATAAAATTCAGTTTACAAGTGAGCTGCCAAAGACCCGTTCCGGAAAGATTATGAGGCGTATTTTGCGGAAAATCGCCTGTGGTGAAACCGAGAATCTGGGTGACACTTCTACTTTACTGAATCCCGAAGTTGTTGAGGAAATAATTCAGCAAAGATTATAA
- a CDS encoding GNAT family N-acetyltransferase — MSNFNPNEDYILENEHLLLRPLTMDDMEHLSVFSLYEPQLWTYSLIPANGLENLKNYMEFALKGRTEKTSYPFIVFDKRHQKYAGSTRFYDIQEGHNTAQLGYTWYGSEFQGTGLNKNCKYLLLEFAFEKIGWDRVEFRADANNARSIAAMKSIGCVEEGILRSNCKSATGRRDSIVLSILQKEWYDSVKNNLFNKTQRS; from the coding sequence ATGTCAAATTTCAATCCCAACGAAGACTATATTCTCGAAAATGAGCATCTCTTACTTCGTCCATTAACTATGGACGATATGGAACATTTGTCGGTTTTTTCATTGTACGAACCTCAACTTTGGACCTACTCCCTTATTCCTGCCAACGGACTCGAAAACCTGAAAAATTATATGGAATTCGCTCTAAAAGGAAGGACAGAAAAAACCAGTTATCCCTTTATTGTTTTCGACAAGCGTCATCAAAAATATGCCGGAAGCACTCGCTTTTACGATATTCAGGAAGGGCATAATACAGCCCAGTTGGGATATACCTGGTACGGAAGTGAATTTCAGGGAACCGGCTTAAACAAAAACTGCAAATACCTGTTGTTGGAATTTGCCTTCGAAAAAATAGGCTGGGATCGGGTCGAATTTCGTGCCGATGCCAATAATGCCCGGAGTATTGCCGCAATGAAAAGTATTGGCTGTGTCGAAGAGGGTATTTTGCGAAGTAATTGCAAAAGTGCAACGGGAAGGCGTGATAGTATTGTATTGAGTATCCTTCAGAAGGAATGGTACGACAGTGTGAAAAACAATCTTTTCAATAAAACACAAAGAAGTTAA
- a CDS encoding single-stranded DNA-binding protein: MNTLRNKVQLIGNLGNDPEIITMDSGKKLAKFSIATNESYKNQQGERVTDTQWHNVVAWGKTAEIIENYVTKGKEVAVEGKLTHRSYEDKEGQKRYATEVVCNELLLLGGK, encoded by the coding sequence ATGAACACGCTTAGAAACAAAGTACAGTTGATTGGAAACTTAGGAAATGACCCGGAAATTATCACAATGGACTCGGGAAAGAAATTGGCAAAATTTAGTATCGCCACAAACGAATCGTATAAAAATCAGCAAGGGGAACGCGTTACCGACACCCAATGGCACAATGTAGTGGCCTGGGGGAAAACTGCCGAAATTATTGAGAACTACGTTACCAAAGGAAAAGAGGTAGCCGTAGAAGGGAAACTCACCCATCGTTCTTACGAAGACAAGGAAGGTCAAAAGCGCTATGCCACAGAAGTTGTGTGCAACGAGTTGTTACTTTTGGGAGGCAAGTAA
- a CDS encoding phage tail protein: MEEAHPSVSFNFRLSLSGLAGLSDASFTEVSGISMEMNTEEIADGGNNSFKHRVPTSAKFSNLILKRGLISKNSEIANWCLETFSEGLSGNISTKTVVVTLLNENGLPLKAWKFVNARPIKWSASGLNLMNNEILIETLEFAYSYCEEVGV; the protein is encoded by the coding sequence ATGGAAGAAGCACATCCATCTGTTTCCTTTAATTTTCGGTTAAGTCTTAGTGGATTAGCGGGGCTTTCGGATGCATCGTTTACAGAAGTATCCGGTATTTCAATGGAAATGAACACTGAAGAAATAGCAGATGGCGGGAACAACAGCTTTAAGCATCGGGTTCCTACTTCTGCAAAATTTTCAAATCTTATTTTAAAAAGAGGCTTAATTTCGAAGAATTCTGAAATAGCGAACTGGTGTCTGGAGACATTTAGTGAAGGTTTATCCGGCAATATTTCTACAAAGACAGTTGTAGTTACATTGTTAAATGAAAACGGTCTGCCTCTAAAAGCTTGGAAGTTTGTAAATGCCAGGCCGATAAAGTGGTCGGCGTCTGGTCTCAATTTAATGAACAACGAGATACTTATTGAAACTTTGGAATTTGCGTACAGCTATTGTGAAGAGGTTGGCGTATAA
- a CDS encoding phage tail protein — MADDGSQQGPSWPLPKFYFTVSLGSPDNIVSFQEVSGLETETQPIEYRHGDSKLFSTIKMPGIAKTGNVTLKKGIFVNDNNFWQWYNAIEMNTIKRGTVIIKLMDESGTPTMTWTLSNAWPTKITGTDMKSDANEVAVETLELSHEGLTIANGG; from the coding sequence ATGGCAGACGACGGCTCACAACAAGGACCCTCCTGGCCCCTACCAAAGTTTTACTTTACGGTAAGTCTAGGTTCACCGGACAATATTGTTTCGTTTCAGGAAGTATCCGGCTTGGAAACAGAAACACAACCCATTGAGTACAGGCACGGGGACAGCAAACTATTTTCAACCATTAAAATGCCGGGGATAGCCAAAACAGGAAATGTGACTCTTAAAAAGGGAATTTTTGTTAACGATAATAATTTCTGGCAATGGTACAATGCTATTGAAATGAATACCATAAAAAGGGGAACTGTAATTATAAAGTTAATGGATGAATCGGGTACACCAACCATGACCTGGACGCTGTCTAATGCTTGGCCTACCAAGATCACAGGAACCGATATGAAATCGGATGCAAACGAAGTTGCAGTCGAAACATTAGAACTCTCTCACGAAGGACTCACTATTGCAAACGGAGGTTAA
- a CDS encoding DUF4255 domain-containing protein, producing the protein MISKALAFLTNFLNQELRLNSGVDEDLVIAGSLINPDGSIAENVENKIVVSVLNIEHETFMKSPSAHKTDGGNPLGKLTPPINLNLYLMVSTNFNSYLNGLKILSSVLTSLQANPYFTKQEHPTMQQPLTKLSLEIYNMPFTELIHIWSGIGAKYVPSIVYKMRMMTIQEEKIKKEIPAITGLGNKTNLK; encoded by the coding sequence ATGATTTCAAAAGCACTTGCTTTTTTAACCAATTTCCTCAATCAAGAGCTACGCCTAAACTCCGGGGTGGATGAAGATTTGGTCATTGCCGGCAGTCTCATCAATCCGGATGGAAGCATTGCCGAAAACGTTGAAAACAAAATTGTGGTTTCGGTACTTAACATTGAGCATGAAACCTTTATGAAATCCCCAAGTGCCCATAAAACCGATGGAGGAAATCCCTTAGGAAAACTAACTCCCCCCATCAACTTAAATCTTTATTTAATGGTTTCGACGAACTTTAACAGCTATTTGAATGGCCTTAAAATACTTTCGTCGGTATTAACTTCCTTACAAGCAAATCCCTATTTCACAAAACAGGAGCATCCTACAATGCAACAGCCTCTAACGAAACTATCGCTTGAGATTTACAATATGCCTTTTACTGAATTAATTCATATTTGGAGCGGCATAGGTGCAAAGTATGTACCTTCAATTGTTTACAAAATGCGAATGATGACTATTCAAGAAGAAAAAATTAAGAAAGAAATTCCGGCGATTACAGGTTTGGGGAATAAGACCAATCTAAAATAA
- the metG gene encoding methionine--tRNA ligase: MSLDIKRYTITAALPYTNGPVHIGHLAGVYVPADIYARFQRIQGKDVAFVCGSDEHGVPITIKAKKEGITPQEVVDKYHAIIKKSFEDFGISFDNYSRTSAKIHHETASHFFKKLYEDGKFSEEVTEQLYDAEAGQFLADRFIIGTCPKCGFEESYGDQCENCGTSHNATDLINPKSAITGAVPTLKETKHWFLPLDQYEDWLKEWILEDHKKDWKTNVYGQCKSWIDDGLRPRAVTRDLDWGIPVPIDGADGKVLYVWFDAPIGYISATKEWATREGKDWEPYWKDEGSKLLHFIGKDNIVFHCIIFPSMLKAEGSYIVPDNVPANEFLNLEGNKISTSKNWAVWLHEYLEEFPNQQDVLRYVLTANAPETKDNDFTWSDFQARNNNELVAVFGNFINRVVVLTNKYYDGLVPAPSVFSEIDTQTLDELKAYPAVIASSIERYRFREAQMELMNVARLGNKYLADEEPWKTIKTDEERTKTVLYVALQIASALAVLSEPFLPFTSKKLKSMLCHAELVEASTWNDVSSKSELLPTGHTIGEGELLFSKIEDEQIQTQLEKLQASKKENQAMNATVTPQKETIQFDDFTKLDMRVGTILEAEKMPKAKKLLVLKVDTGIDVRTIVSGIAESFTPEEIIGKKVTVLVNLAPRALRGVDSEGMILMTETPDGKLVFVNPGEEGVQNGATIN, translated from the coding sequence ATGAGTCTAGATATTAAAAGATACACCATCACCGCAGCCTTACCCTATACCAACGGTCCTGTACATATAGGTCATTTAGCAGGGGTATATGTTCCGGCCGATATTTATGCGCGATTCCAGCGTATACAAGGTAAAGATGTCGCCTTTGTCTGTGGAAGTGACGAACACGGTGTGCCAATTACCATCAAAGCAAAAAAGGAAGGAATTACACCGCAAGAGGTGGTCGATAAATACCATGCAATTATTAAAAAATCGTTTGAAGACTTCGGAATTTCATTCGATAATTATTCCCGCACCTCAGCAAAAATACACCACGAAACAGCGTCTCATTTCTTTAAAAAATTATACGAAGACGGAAAGTTTAGTGAAGAAGTAACCGAACAATTATACGATGCTGAAGCCGGACAGTTTCTGGCAGATCGTTTTATAATTGGTACCTGTCCCAAATGCGGATTTGAAGAAAGTTACGGTGACCAGTGTGAAAATTGCGGTACCTCACACAATGCCACCGATCTTATTAATCCGAAAAGCGCAATTACCGGGGCAGTACCTACCTTAAAAGAAACAAAACACTGGTTTTTGCCCTTAGATCAATATGAAGATTGGTTGAAAGAGTGGATTCTGGAAGATCATAAAAAAGATTGGAAAACCAATGTGTACGGACAATGTAAGTCGTGGATTGATGACGGACTTCGACCCAGAGCAGTTACTCGTGATTTGGACTGGGGAATTCCGGTGCCAATAGACGGAGCCGACGGTAAGGTCTTGTATGTATGGTTTGATGCACCTATTGGATACATTTCGGCAACCAAGGAATGGGCTACACGGGAAGGAAAGGACTGGGAACCGTATTGGAAGGACGAAGGCTCCAAATTATTACACTTTATAGGAAAGGACAACATTGTATTTCACTGTATCATTTTCCCAAGTATGCTGAAGGCCGAAGGCAGTTATATTGTCCCGGATAATGTTCCGGCAAACGAATTCCTGAATCTGGAAGGCAATAAAATTTCTACCAGTAAGAACTGGGCAGTGTGGTTGCATGAATATTTGGAAGAGTTTCCAAATCAGCAGGACGTTTTGCGCTATGTTTTAACAGCCAATGCTCCCGAAACCAAGGACAACGATTTTACATGGAGTGACTTTCAGGCGCGCAACAATAACGAATTGGTGGCGGTATTCGGGAATTTTATAAATCGTGTTGTTGTGCTTACCAATAAGTATTACGACGGGTTGGTGCCGGCGCCTTCCGTTTTTTCAGAAATAGACACACAAACACTCGATGAATTAAAAGCCTATCCTGCTGTAATTGCCAGTTCTATAGAACGCTATCGTTTCCGCGAAGCGCAGATGGAATTGATGAATGTCGCGCGATTAGGAAACAAATATCTGGCCGACGAAGAGCCGTGGAAAACCATAAAAACAGACGAAGAGCGCACCAAAACAGTGTTGTATGTCGCCTTGCAAATTGCTTCGGCATTGGCAGTTTTAAGTGAGCCGTTTTTACCATTCACCTCTAAAAAATTAAAATCCATGCTCTGTCATGCTGAGCTTGTCGAAGCATCTACATGGAATGACGTTTCTTCAAAATCCGAACTCCTTCCTACAGGACATACTATTGGGGAAGGCGAATTACTTTTCAGCAAAATAGAAGACGAACAAATTCAGACACAATTAGAAAAATTACAAGCCAGTAAAAAGGAAAACCAAGCCATGAATGCAACTGTAACCCCACAGAAAGAAACCATACAATTTGACGATTTTACGAAACTCGACATGCGGGTGGGTACTATTTTGGAAGCTGAAAAAATGCCCAAGGCAAAAAAATTACTGGTATTGAAAGTAGATACGGGTATCGATGTACGAACCATTGTTTCGGGGATTGCCGAAAGTTTTACTCCTGAAGAGATCATTGGTAAAAAAGTAACCGTACTTGTAAATTTAGCTCCCAGAGCCTTACGCGGTGTAGACAGTGAAGGGATGATCCTTATGACTGAAACACCCGACGGAAAGCTGGTATTCGTAAATCCGGGAGAAGAGGGTGTGCAAAATGGAGCAACCATAAACTAA